A part of Caretta caretta isolate rCarCar2 chromosome 1, rCarCar1.hap1, whole genome shotgun sequence genomic DNA contains:
- the LOC125636349 gene encoding olfactory receptor 52P1-like has protein sequence MAPFNFTHSDTSTFILTGIPGLEAAHIWISIPFFTFYIISLLGNVTLLSVVGKEQTLQKPMYLLLCMLALTDIATPTFVVPKALGIFWFNLKGITVAGCLTQMFFLHTISVMHSSTLVTMAFDRYVAICNPLRYATILSNAQIAKLGLVGFIRAVLFILPLPLLLSQQTFCANRIIPHTQCEYIAMVKMVCGDIRVSRIYGFVLMFVINGFDLTFIALSYGLIIRAVLRISSHKAHQKALNTCTAHICVMLTYYTPTFFSILTHYFGQGIAPYVHIILADLYLLIPPMLNPIIYGVKTKELRDKVVKYTCRSSADTKFTQSSADTRDDISSGLQCPSGNCQIVREYVNQH, from the coding sequence ATGGCACCTTTCAACTTCACCCACTCTGACACTTCAACTTTCATCCTAACGGGCATCCCTGGCCTGGAGGCTGCCCACATctggatttccatccctttctttacattctacattATCAGCCTGTTGGGAAATGTCACGCTTCTGTCTGTTGTAGGTAAGGAACAGACTCTGCAGAAGCCGATGTACCtcctgctctgcatgctggcacTTACAGACATTGCCACACCTACCTTTGTTGTGCCAAAGGCACTGGgcatattttggttcaatttgaaaggCATTACTGTGGctggctgcctcacccagatgttcttcctCCACACGATTTCTGTGATGCACTCATCCACCCTCGTGACAATGGCCTTCGATCGCTACgttgccatatgtaaccctctgagatatgCCACCATCCTCAGCAATGCACAAATAGCTAAGCTAGGGCTTGTAGGTTTCataagagctgttctcttcattctgcccctgcccctgctcctcagtCAGCAGACATTCTGTGCCAACCGCATTATCCCCCACACACAATGCGAGTACATAGCTATGGTGAAGATGGTGTGTGGGGACATCAGAGTCAGCAGGATATATGGTTTTGTGCTAATGTTTGTAATCAATGGGTTTGACCTGACGTTCATTGCCCTGTCGTATGGTCTGATCATCAGGGCCGTCCTCAGAATCTCCTCTCATAAAGCCCACCAGAAAGCCCTTAACACTTGCACAGCCCACATCTGTGTGATGCTGACATATTATACCCCTACCTTCTTCTCCATTCTTACACACTACTTTGGTCAAGGCATCGCACCCTATGTTCATATCATCTTAGCTGACCTCTATCTCCTCATCCCTCCCATGCTCAACCCTATCATTTATGGGGTCAAAACGAAAGAGCTTCGTGACAAAGTAGTCAAATACAcctgcagaagttctgcagacacAAAGTTCACGCAAAGTTCTGCAGACACAAGAGACGATATCTCCTCAGGCCTGCAGTGTCCATCAGGGAACTGTCAAATTGTCAGAGAGTATGTGAACCAGCACTAA